One window of Planctomycetia bacterium genomic DNA carries:
- a CDS encoding ankyrin repeat domain-containing protein, translating into MEKGPRLDLDLVREFVGAAHGDLEKTKKLLAEKPSLINATHDWSGGDWETALGGASHMGRRDIAEFLLANNARLDIFAATMLGKLEVVKAVFEAFPDTLSVPGPHGIPLIRHAEAGRSEAAPVLEFLRSIESARKS; encoded by the coding sequence GTGGAAAAGGGCCCCCGACTCGACCTTGATCTCGTCCGGGAATTCGTCGGCGCTGCGCACGGCGACTTGGAAAAGACCAAAAAGCTCCTCGCCGAAAAGCCGTCGCTGATCAATGCGACTCACGACTGGAGCGGTGGCGACTGGGAAACCGCCCTGGGCGGCGCGTCTCACATGGGTCGTCGGGACATCGCCGAATTTCTCCTGGCGAACAATGCCCGACTCGACATCTTCGCCGCGACCATGCTAGGCAAGCTCGAAGTCGTGAAGGCCGTCTTCGAAGCCTTCCCTGACACGCTCTCCGTTCCCGGCCCACACGGAATTCCCCTGATCCGCCACGCCGAAGCCGGCCGGAGCGAGGCGGCGCCGGTGCTGGAGTTTCTCCGAAGCATCGAATCGGCACGAAAAAGCTAA
- the hutU gene encoding urocanate hydratase, with protein sequence MTTTQQRPSTARTIHAPTGTQLSCKGWHQEAALRMLHNNLDPDVAEDPANLIVYGGTGKAARSWPDFDRIVRGLRGLANDETLLVQSGRAVGVVRTHEMAPRVLISNSMLVPHWANWDEFRRLEAMGLTMYGQMTAGSWIYIGTQGILQGTYETFGAAARRHFGGDLAGRLVVTAGLGGMGGAQPLAATMQGAACLCVEVDSHRIERRLQTKYLDESCTDLDDALSRVEKAKRERRALSVGLLGNAATILPEMARRGITPDLLTDQTSAHDPLAGYVPHQVSYGEALKLRASQPEKYVEMSMASMGAHVQAMLDMQKAGAITFDYGNNIRAHAKQAGVAKAFDIPGFVPEYIRPLFCEGSGPFRWCALSGDPADIAVTDRVILELFPQNEHLARWIKLAGERVKFQGLPCRICWLGYGERAKAGLAFNELVRSGKVKAPIVIGRDHLDCGSVASPNRETEGMKDGSDAIADWPILNALANTACGASWVSVHHGGGVGIGYSIHAGMVCVADGTKLADARLERVLTCDPAMGVFRHVDAGYERAEEIAAQRNVPIPS encoded by the coding sequence ATGACGACCACGCAACAGAGGCCATCCACCGCACGAACCATCCACGCCCCGACCGGGACGCAGCTTTCCTGCAAGGGCTGGCATCAGGAAGCTGCCCTGCGGATGCTTCATAACAATCTCGATCCGGACGTCGCGGAGGACCCGGCGAACCTCATCGTCTATGGCGGGACGGGAAAGGCGGCTCGATCGTGGCCGGATTTCGATCGCATCGTGCGGGGCCTGCGCGGACTGGCAAACGATGAGACGCTGCTGGTGCAGAGCGGCCGGGCGGTGGGCGTTGTGCGCACGCACGAGATGGCGCCGCGCGTGTTGATATCGAATTCGATGCTGGTTCCGCATTGGGCAAACTGGGACGAGTTTCGCCGGCTGGAGGCGATGGGCCTGACGATGTACGGCCAGATGACGGCGGGGAGTTGGATCTACATCGGGACGCAGGGGATTTTGCAGGGGACGTATGAGACATTCGGGGCGGCGGCGCGGCGGCACTTCGGCGGCGATCTGGCGGGGCGGCTGGTGGTGACGGCGGGCCTCGGCGGCATGGGCGGTGCGCAACCGCTGGCAGCGACGATGCAGGGGGCGGCGTGTCTTTGCGTGGAGGTGGACTCGCATCGGATTGAGCGACGGCTGCAGACGAAGTATCTCGACGAGTCGTGCACGGATTTGGACGATGCCCTGTCGCGCGTTGAGAAGGCGAAGCGGGAGCGGCGGGCGCTTTCGGTGGGCCTGCTCGGCAATGCGGCGACGATTCTGCCGGAGATGGCGCGACGGGGAATCACGCCGGACCTGCTGACCGACCAGACGAGCGCGCACGATCCGCTTGCCGGTTATGTGCCGCACCAGGTTTCGTACGGCGAGGCGCTGAAGCTGCGAGCGAGCCAACCGGAGAAATATGTCGAAATGTCGATGGCGTCGATGGGGGCGCACGTGCAGGCGATGCTGGACATGCAGAAGGCCGGGGCGATTACGTTTGACTATGGCAATAACATTCGCGCGCACGCGAAGCAGGCGGGGGTTGCCAAGGCGTTTGATATTCCCGGTTTCGTTCCGGAGTACATTCGGCCGCTGTTTTGCGAGGGATCGGGGCCGTTTCGGTGGTGCGCGCTATCCGGCGATCCGGCGGACATTGCCGTGACGGACCGCGTGATTCTTGAATTGTTCCCGCAGAACGAGCACCTGGCGCGGTGGATTAAGCTGGCGGGCGAGCGAGTGAAGTTTCAGGGATTGCCGTGTCGCATCTGCTGGCTGGGCTACGGCGAGCGGGCGAAGGCGGGGCTGGCGTTTAACGAGCTGGTGCGGAGCGGGAAGGTGAAGGCGCCGATCGTGATCGGGCGCGATCATCTGGACTGCGGCAGCGTGGCGTCGCCGAATCGCGAGACGGAGGGGATGAAAGACGGCAGCGACGCCATCGCCGACTGGCCGATTCTCAATGCGCTGGCGAACACGGCCTGCGGGGCGAGCTGGGTGAGCGTGCACCACGGCGGAGGCGTGGGGATCGGCTACTCGATTCACGCGGGGATGGTCTGCGTGGCCGACGGGACGAAGCTGGCGGACGCACGGCTGGAGCGCGTGCTGACCTGTGACCCGGCGATGGGGGTCTTTCGGCATGTCGACGCGGGGTATGAGCGCGCGGAGGAAATCGCGGCGCAGCGAAACGTACCGATTCCGTCTTAA